The genomic DNA GGAGAATAAGAGAATTCCTGATCACGATAAAAAGCCTGTAGCCTCTCCCGCTCCTTTTTTATCAATTGAATGGTTTGTTCTATATAGTCACTTTCTGACAAACACCATTCCCCCACCTTCATAGCTATCGCATTCACACTCCAATGCGGTTTGCTTTCCCTAATTTTTGCTAGCAGGGCTTCATTGGCCATTAAGTATCCTAAGCGGATTCCTGGAATGCTGAACATTTTGGTCATGGAACGAAGAATGATCATGTTCTCGCAATGTTGGAGACAGGAAACGATAGATTCGTACTCTTCAATAAAGTCGTAAAAGGCTTCGTCGACGATAAGCAAGGTTCCGTATCGGGCACATTCACGGGCAAGAATCTCAATCGTATGTTTCGGAAAAAACATTCCCGTTGGATTGTTTGGATTGCACAGAAATACAGCGTCTACTTCTCGTAAGCTCACTAGTAATTCATCTAAGCGTAATTCCCAGCTGTCTACATCCATCAAGTGGTAGCGTACCTCACATTGATTCACTCGGCACGCTTCTTCGTATTCGGAAAAGGCTGGTTGTACGATGAGCACTTTTTTACCAGTGAGCAGTCGTCCGACCAAAGAAATAAGCTCCGCCCCGCCGTTCCCCACTAAGATTTGCTCTTTTCTTACTCCTTCTTGCTTTGAAAGCAAACCTGTTAGCCTTCCTGCCGTTGGATCCGGATAATCAGATACAAGAGGAAACAGCTCATTCCACCTGCCCTTTACTGTAGCCGGTGGA from Robertmurraya sp. FSL R5-0851 includes the following:
- the cobD gene encoding threonine-phosphate decarboxylase CobD, which encodes MKWPMHGANPQFLYKALHLDMPETVIDFSANINPLGPPATVKGRWNELFPLVSDYPDPTAGRLTGLLSKQEGVRKEQILVGNGGAELISLVGRLLTGKKVLIVQPAFSEYEEACRVNQCEVRYHLMDVDSWELRLDELLVSLREVDAVFLCNPNNPTGMFFPKHTIEILARECARYGTLLIVDEAFYDFIEEYESIVSCLQHCENMIILRSMTKMFSIPGIRLGYLMANEALLAKIRESKPHWSVNAIAMKVGEWCLSESDYIEQTIQLIKKERERLQAFYRDQEFSYSPSNVNFYLLKDTKVSDPFPFFRFLMEKGMIPRHTMNFPGLDGKWLRLAIKGANEHERLLEVMSAWRRLDS